In the genome of Raphanus sativus cultivar WK10039 chromosome 4, ASM80110v3, whole genome shotgun sequence, one region contains:
- the LOC108849350 gene encoding uncharacterized protein LOC108849350 isoform X2, producing MERSSDPHHSTADLLSWSQIHHSSSANPSNQPSDDIGDVLGGGGRTTNKEAESLNKNVSYRKNCCGHKLKEMTGSDIFSDNGNVTNNAYPSHTSRIHYHHDQDSQISFSGGEDNAAVTTPKKPTTSSAKLKELGRSVQTQADSKSKKKQSKATIFASPSPPAIKQQVKGNNNMEESAKASNGQSRNGEEHVVKSSGKGHNNPKFQQLTSNGIFKSDKVPPGYSEKMHSSAKSREMRGNNIFSDGKSEYRDYYGGARRPPGGESSISLI from the exons ATGGAGCGATCAAGCGATCCCCATCACTCCACCGCCGATCTCCTCTCTTGGTCCCAGATCCACCACTCCTCCTCCGCTAACCCCTCCAACCAG CCGTCTGATGACATCGGCGACGTCCTTGGCGGTGGTGGTAGAACCACCAACAAGGAAGCCGAATCGCTTAACAAGAA TGTATCATACAGGAAGAACTGTTGTGGTCACAAGCTAAAGGAAATGACTGGTAGTGATATCTTCTCTGATAATGGTAACGTTACTAACAACGCTTATCCAAGCCACACTTCAAGAATCCATTACCATCATGATCAG gataGTCAGATATCTTTCAGCGGCGGCGAAGACAACGCTGCTGTGACGACTCCTAAGAAACCTACAACCTCTTCTGCTAAGCTTAAGGAGTTGGGCAGGTCTGTACAAACACAGGCTGACTCCAAGAGCAAAAAGAAGCAGAGCAAAGCAACCATCTTTGCATCTCCTTCTCCTCCTGCAATAAAACAACAAGTTAAAGGAAACAACAACATGGAGGAATCTGCTAAAGCCTCCAAT gggCAAAGCCGTAACGGTGAAGAACATGTTGTGAAGTCATCAGGGAAGGGACACAACAACCCCAAGTTTCAGCAACTCACGAGCAACGGTATCTTCAAATCCGATAAGGTCCCTCCTGGCTATTCGGAGAAGATGCACAGCTCGGCTAAATCGCGGGAGATGAGGggaaacaatatattttcaGACGGCAAGTCTGAGTATAGGGATTACTATGGTGGCGCCAGGAGGCCTCCGGGTGGTGAGAGCAGCATTTCGTTGATCTAA
- the LOC108849350 gene encoding uncharacterized protein LOC108849350 isoform X1, translated as MERSSDPHHSTADLLSWSQIHHSSSANPSNQPSDDIGDVLGGGGRTTNKEAESLNKNVSYRKNCCGHKLKEMTGSDIFSDNGNVTNNAYPSHTSRIHYHHDQVTSYLYSSHGGFIHSEMVGLLFFLQDSQISFSGGEDNAAVTTPKKPTTSSAKLKELGRSVQTQADSKSKKKQSKATIFASPSPPAIKQQVKGNNNMEESAKASNGQSRNGEEHVVKSSGKGHNNPKFQQLTSNGIFKSDKVPPGYSEKMHSSAKSREMRGNNIFSDGKSEYRDYYGGARRPPGGESSISLI; from the exons ATGGAGCGATCAAGCGATCCCCATCACTCCACCGCCGATCTCCTCTCTTGGTCCCAGATCCACCACTCCTCCTCCGCTAACCCCTCCAACCAG CCGTCTGATGACATCGGCGACGTCCTTGGCGGTGGTGGTAGAACCACCAACAAGGAAGCCGAATCGCTTAACAAGAA TGTATCATACAGGAAGAACTGTTGTGGTCACAAGCTAAAGGAAATGACTGGTAGTGATATCTTCTCTGATAATGGTAACGTTACTAACAACGCTTATCCAAGCCACACTTCAAGAATCCATTACCATCATGATCAGGTAACTTCTTATTTATACTCTTCCCATGGTGGATTCATTCATTCAGAAATGGttggtttacttttttttttgcaggataGTCAGATATCTTTCAGCGGCGGCGAAGACAACGCTGCTGTGACGACTCCTAAGAAACCTACAACCTCTTCTGCTAAGCTTAAGGAGTTGGGCAGGTCTGTACAAACACAGGCTGACTCCAAGAGCAAAAAGAAGCAGAGCAAAGCAACCATCTTTGCATCTCCTTCTCCTCCTGCAATAAAACAACAAGTTAAAGGAAACAACAACATGGAGGAATCTGCTAAAGCCTCCAAT gggCAAAGCCGTAACGGTGAAGAACATGTTGTGAAGTCATCAGGGAAGGGACACAACAACCCCAAGTTTCAGCAACTCACGAGCAACGGTATCTTCAAATCCGATAAGGTCCCTCCTGGCTATTCGGAGAAGATGCACAGCTCGGCTAAATCGCGGGAGATGAGGggaaacaatatattttcaGACGGCAAGTCTGAGTATAGGGATTACTATGGTGGCGCCAGGAGGCCTCCGGGTGGTGAGAGCAGCATTTCGTTGATCTAA
- the LOC108854550 gene encoding calmodulin-binding transcription activator 3, with translation MAEARRFSPNSELDVGQILSEARNRWLRPPEICEILQNYQKFQISTEPPTTPASGSVFLFDRKVLRYFRKDGHNWRKKRDGKTVKEAHERLKAGSVDVLHCYYAHGQDNENFQRRSYWMLQEELSHIVFVHYLEVKGSRVSTSYNRMQRTEDSAPSSQETGEVYTSERNGYASGSINQYDHSNHSQATDSASVNGVHTPELEDAESAYNQQGSSILYSHQALQQPPATSFDPYYQMFLTPRDSYQKDLRTIPSSTMVEKSRTINGPVVTNSIKTKKSIDSQTWEEILGNCGSGGGEGLPMQPHREHEVLDQMLQSYSFTMQDFASLQESMVKSQTQELNSGLTSDHSMWFQGQAVDIEPNALSNLASSEKAPYLSTMKQHLLDGALGEEGLKKMDSFNRWMSKELGELGDVGVIADTNESFTHSSSTAYWEEVESEDVSNVHNSRRDLDGYVMSPSLSKEQLFSIIDFAPNWTYVGCEVKVLVSGKFLKTAETREWSCMFGQTEVPADIIANGILECVAPMHEAGRVPFYVTCSNRLACSEVREFEYKVLESQVFDRETDDSTACNSIESLEARFVKLLCSKSDCPNTSLSGNDSDLSQVSEKISLLLFENDDGLDQMLMNEISQENMKNNLLQEALKESLHSWLLQKIAEGGKGPNVLDEGGQGILHFAAALGYNWALEPTIVAGVSVDFRDVNGWTALHWAAFFGRELIIGSLIALGASPGTLTDPNPDFPSGSTPSDLAYANGYKGIAGYLSEYALRAHVSLLSLNEKNAAVETAPSPSSSALTDSLTAVRNASQAAARIHQVFRAQSFQKKQMKELGDRKLGMSEERALSMLAPKTHKQGRAHSDDSVQAAAIRIQNKFRGYKGRKDYLITRQRIIKIQAHVRGYQVRKNYRKIIWSVGILEKVILRWRRKGAGLRGFKSDALVTKMQDGTEKEEDDDFFKQGRKQTEERLEKALARVKSMAQYPEARDQYRRLLNVVNDIQESKVEKALANSEEAACFDDDLIDIEALLGDDDTLMMPMPSTLWNT, from the exons ATGGCGGAAGCAAGACGTTTTAGCCCTAATAGCGAATTAG ATGTTGGCCAAATACTCTCAGAAGCACGTAATCGATGGCTTCGTCCTCCTGAAATCTGTGAAATCTTACAGAATTaccaaaaatttcaaatttctaCCGAGCCACCTACTACACCGGCCA GTGGATCTGTTTTTCTGTTTGATCGAAAGGTGCTCAGATACTTCAGGAAAGACGGTCACAACTGGAGGAAGAAAAGAGATGGAAAGACAGTGAAAGAAGCTCATGAGAGGTTGAAG GCGGGAAGCGTTGATGTTCTTCATTGTTACTATGCGCATGGACAGGacaatgaaaattttcaaagaCGCAGTTATTGGATGCTTCAGGA AGAGCTTTCCCATATAGTTTTTGTCCATTATCTCGAAGTTAAG GGTAGTAGAGTTTCTACTTCTTATAACCGGATGCAAAGGACTGaagattctgctccatcttcTCAAGAAACTGGGGAAGTCTACACCAGTGAACGTAATGGTTATGCTTCCGGCAGCATTAATCAATATGATCACAGCAATCATTCACAAGCTACTGACTCAGCAAGTGTCAATGGTGTTCACAccccagaacttgaagatgcaGAATCAG CATACAATCAGCAGGGGAGCTCCATACTGTACTCACATCAAGCACTTCAGCAGCCTCCAGCTACTAGTTTTGATCCTTACTATCAGATGTTTTTGACGC CCAGGGATAGCTATCAGAAAGACCTTCGCACAATCCCCTCTTCCACTATGGTAGAAAAAAGCAGAACTATCAACGGCCCTGTTGTAACAAATAgcataaaaaccaaaaaatccaTTGATTCCCAAACCTGGGAAGAGATACTGGGAAATTGTGGTTCTGGAGGAGGTGAAGGTTTACCTATGCAGCCTCACAGGGAGCATGAAGTGCTGGATCAAATGCTCCAAAGCTACTCTTTTACTATGCAAGATTTCGCCAGTCTACAGGAGTCCATGGTCAAAAGCCAG ACTCAAGAGTTAAATTCAGGACTTACATCTGATCATTCAATGTGGTTCCAAGGACAAG CTGTAGATATAGAGCCAAATGCGCTAAGCAATTTAGCTTCAAGTGAAAAAGCTCCATATCTATCTACGATGAAACAGCATCTGTTAGACGGTGCATTGGGTGAAGAAGGCTTGAAAAAAATGGACAGTTTCAATCGCTGGATGAGCAAAGAGCTTGGAGAACTTGGAGATGTTGGTGTAATCGCTGACACAAACGAGTCTTTTACTCATTCGAGTTCCACAGCCTACTGGGAAGAAGTTGAGAGTGAGGACGTCTCTAATGTGCACAACTCGAGGAGGGACTTGGATGGATATGTTATGAGTCCTTCCTTATCAAAGGAACAGCTCTTTAGCATTATCGACTTTGCTCCAAACTGGACTTATGTGGGTTGTGAAGTGAAG GTTCTTGTTAGTGGAAAGTTCTTAAAGACGGCTGAGACTAGAGAGTGGTCTTGCATGTTTGGGCAAACAGAAGTTCCAGCAGATATTATAGCTAATGGTATACTCGAGTGTGTTGCTCCAATGCATGAGGCTGGAAGAGTTCCCTTTTATGTAACATGTTCCAACAGATTAGCATGCAGTGAAGTGCGTGAATTCGAGTACAAGGTTTTGGAGTCTCAAGTCTTTGATAGAGAAACAGATGATTCCACTGCTTGCAATTCTATTGAAAGTCTCGAGGCAAGGTTTGTGAAACTGTTATGCTCAAAATCTGATTGCCCCAACACTTCTCTTTCCGGGAACGATAGTGATTTGTCCCAAGTGAGCGAGAAGATTAGCTTGCTGCTTTTCGAGAACGATGACGGGTTGGATCAGATGCTAATGAATGAAATCTCCCAAGAGAATATGAAGAACAACCTTTTGCAGGAAGCTCTTAAAGAAAGCTTGCACTCATGGCTTTTACAGAAGATAGCAGAAGGTGGAAAAGGTCCTAACGTGTTGGACGAAGGTGGTCAAGGTATATTACACTTTGCTGCTGCTCTTGGTTACAACTGGGCATTAGAACCGACGATAGTCGCTGGTGTAAGCGTTGATTTTCGCGATGTAAATGGTTGGACTGCACTTCACTGGGCAGCTTTCTTTGGCAG GGAGCTGATAATTGGTTCTCTCATAGCTCTCGGTGCTTCACCTGGAACTTTGACTGACCCGAATCCGGATTTCCCATCAGGAAGCACACCTTCTGATCTAGCCTACGCTAATGGCTATAAAGGAATCGCTGGTTATCTCTCAGAGTATGCCTTGAGAGCACATGTTTCTTTGCTCAGTCTAAACGAGAAAAACGCAGCGGTTGAGACAGCTCCTAGCCCGTCCAGCTCGGCATTAACAGACTCTCTCACGGCTGTACGTAACGCTAGCCAAGCAGCGGCTCGGATTCATCAGGTTTTCAGGGCTCAGTCATTCCAGAAGAAGCAGATGAAAGAGTTGGGAGACAGGAAGCTGGGAATGTCGGAAGAGCGTGCTCTTTCAATGCTTGCTCCGAAAACACACAAACAAGGAAGGGCGCATAGTGATGACTCCGTGCAAGCTGCTGCCATCCGGATTCAGAACAAGTTCCGTGGTTACAAGGGAAGAAAAGATTACTTGATTACTCGTCAAAGAATCATCAAGATACAG GCTCATGTGAGAGGTTATCAGGTTAGAAAAAACTACAGGAAGATTATTTGGTCAGTGGGGATACTAGAGAAGGTGATATTGCGTTGGAGAAGGAAAGGAGCTGGTCTGCGTGGGTTTAAGTCAGACGCACTTGTTACTAAAATGCAAGATGgaacagagaaagaagaagatgatgattttttCAAACAAGGTAGAAAGCAAACAGAGGAAAGGCTTGAAAAGGCTCTTGCAAGAGTTAAGTCAATGGCTCAGTATCCTGAAGCTAGAGATCAGTACCGCAGATTACTAAATGTGGTCAACGACATCCAAGAAAGCAAG GTTGAAAAGGCTCTTGCAAATTCAGAAGAAGCAGCTTGTTTTGATGATGATCTGATAGATATTGAGGCATTGTTGGGAGATGATGACACTTTGATGATGCCTATGCCCTCAACTTTGTGGAACACTTGA